The sequence below is a genomic window from Bosea sp. F3-2.
AAAGACCGCATCAACGAGCATGGCCTGCTCGCGCTGGGCGGTGTCGCCGACAATGGCGTCGATATGCTCGTCCCTGATGGCGGGCTCGGCTCCGACATAGAGCAAGAGCTTCTCGATTTCGCGCCGCGAGGTCTGACGGTCGCCGCCGAGGAGGCCGGCGAGATGCTCACGGCTGGTGCGGTCGATCGATTTGCCGGCAGCCCGCACCATCTCGTCGATGATCGAGCCGAGATCGCGGGCAGCGTCGCCATAGCAGGGTACGGCCAAAGCGGTCTTCGCCTTCTCGCAGGCGGTGCGCAGCGGGTTTGTGCGCTGCAGATCGCCCGCCTCGACGATGACGATGGCATCCTGCGAGGGCGCCGCCAGCAGGGGCTCGACGGCTGCCAGCAGGGGTTTGGATGTCGGAGAGACGCGGATTGCGCGGCGGCCGCCGAAAAGGCCGATGGTGTTGGCTTCGTCAGCGAGCTTCAGCGGGTCGGCGGCAATAGCGTCGCCATCCATGCGGATGAGCTGGAAAGCATCGTTGGGATCGTCGACGCTTGTGCGGGCCAATGTGCCTGCCCGCTCGGAGACGAGCCCGGCGTCGGGCCCGTAGATCAGGATGAGGCGCCAGGCCGGATCAAGGCGCGCCAGTGTCCGTTCGGCTTCATGCGCCTTGATCGCGACCATGACCGGTCAGGAGGTGAGATCGGCGGCGATCTGTCCCCGGACGATCGTGGCAAGGTTCTTCGCAGCGCGGATCTGGGCGTCACGCGCCGCGCGCACCGTGGCGAAACGCTGCGAGGAACGCTCATAGGGCGCGCGCACGGAATTGGTGCCGGAGGAGACGACCTCACCTGTCCCGATGCGCGTCACTTTCCAGGTTGCGGTGGCGACGAGCACCGCCGAATCGGCACGCCCGGCGGCGTAGTCGACCGTGACGACTTCGACCGATTCCGCGAGATTCGCTTCGAGCTTCAGCTTCCTCTGGGCATCGGGCTCGCCGCCGCCATCGAGCTCGAAGACGAGCTCGTTGCGGAAGTATTGACCCATCAGGCCCTTGATCTCGGGAATCTCGATGCTGCGCAGCGCCGTCTTGACGCTGCCGCCAACCGTGCTCGTCGTCTGCTCGGCATAAAGCGGCCGGAAGCAGCCGCCCGCCAGAGCCGCGGCGGCAAGCGCCGCCGCGAGCAGCGCACGGCGGGGGAGAACGGCTTCAGACGACGACATTCACGATTCTCCCGGGAACCACGATGATCTTGCGGATAGCGCGCCCTTCGAGAGCCCGCAGCACCGCTTCGTTGGCGCGCACAGCGGCTTCCACCGCCACCGTATCGGCATCGGCTGGAACCGTCACCTCCGCGCGCTTCTTGCCGTTGAGCTGGACCGGCAGCGTGATGCTGTCATCCTTCAGCAACGCGGGCTCGACCTCCGGCCAGGAGGCTTCACCGACGAGGCCAGCCTGGCCCAGCACCTGCCAGCATTCCTCGGCCAGATGCGGCATCATCGGCGCCACAAGCTGGGTGACGATCGTGGCGGCCTCAAGGAGGGCGAAGGCGATATCGGCATCGAGCTCGGCCTTCTCGGCCGCAGCATCAAGCGCCTTACCGATGGCGTTGGTCAGCGTGTAGACGTGGGCGACGCAGCGGTTGAAGGCGAGACGCTCGATATCGGCGCCGACGGCATCGAGCGCGCGGTGGCTTGCCTTGCGTAGCGCCAGTGCGGCGTCACCGATCTGGGCGGGCTTCTCCGCCTTGCCACCGGTGCGTTCGGCGATCTCCGCGACGAGGCGCCACAGACGCTGAACGAAGCGGGCGGCGCCCTGCACGCCCTCATCCGTCCAGATCACGTCACGATCGGGCGGGGAATCGGAGAGCATGAACCAGCGGGCGGTGTCGGCGCCGTAGGAGGCGATGATGTCGTCGGGGTCCACGACGTTCTTCTTGGACTTCGACATCTTCTCGATCGCGCCGATCTCGATCGGAGCGCCGGTCTCGACGTCGAAGCCCCGGCGGTCGTTGCCGGCGACTTCGATGCGGACATTGCCCGGCTCAACCCAGTCGCCATTCGCGGCCCGATAGGTCTCGTGCACGACCATGCCCTGGGTGAAGAGGCCGGCGAAGGGCTCGTCGAGCCCGGCATGGCCGGTCTTCTTCATCGCGCGGGTGAAGAAGCGCGAATAGAGCAGGTGCAGGATCGCGTGCTCGACGCCGCCGATGTACTGGTCGACCGGCAGGAAGCGATCGACCGCCTTGCGGTCGGTCGGGCTCTCCGTCCGCCACGGATCGGTGAAGCGGGCGAAGTACCAGGACGAATCGACGAAGGTGTCCATCGTGTCCGTCTCGCGGCGTGCCGGCTTGCCGCATTGCGGGCAGGCGACGTGCTTCCAGCTCGGATGATAATCGAGCGGGTTGCCCGGCTTGTCGAAGGAGACGTCGTCCGGCAGCTGCACGGGGAGATCGGCATCCGGCACCGGAATCGTTCCGCAGTCGGAACAATGGATGACCGGGATCGGGCAGCCCCAGTAGCGCTGGCGCGAGATGCCCCAGTCACGCAGGCGGAAATTGACCTTGCGCTGGCCGACCGGGCGATTGCCGCGCGTCTCGCTTTCGAGGCGGCGCGCGACCTCCTCCTTGGCTTCCGCGATGGTCATACCGTCGAGGAAGCGGGAATTGATCATCCGGCCGTCGCCGTCATAGGCGGTGTCGGTGATGACGAAGCTGGCCGGATCGGTACCTTCCGGCGCTACCACCGGGGTATTACCCAGGCCATACTTGTTGACGAAGTCGAGGTCGCGCTGGTCATGCGCCGGGCAGCCGAAGATGGCGCCGGTGCCGTACTCCATCAGGATGAAGTTGGCGACATAGACCGGCAGCGTCCAGTTCGGGTCCAGGGGGTGGACGGCGCGCAGGCCGGTGTCGAAGCCAAGCTTCTCGGCCTTGTCGATGGCTTCCTGCGCCGTGCCGGTGCGCTTGCATTCCTCGATGAAGGCCTGCAGTTCCGGATTGTTCGCGGCCATGGCCTTGGCGATCGGGTGATCCGGGGCGACAGCGACGAACCTGGCACCGAACAGCGTGTCAGGGCGGGTGGTGTAGACTTCGACTTCGTCCTGGCCGGCCGGGTTCGATTCGAGAGCGAAACGAACCAGCAGGCCCTCGGAACGGCCGATCCAGTTCTTCTGCATCAGCCGGACCTTGTCGGGCCAGCGGGTCAGACCGTCGAGCGCGTCATTCAGCTCCTGGCCATACTCGGTGATCTTGAAGAACCACTGGGTCAGCTCGCGGATCTCGACCGGCGCGCCGGAGCGCCAGCCGCGCCCGTCGATGACCTGCTCGTTGGCCAGCACGGTCTCATCGACCGGGTCCCAGTTGACCTTGGCGGTCTTGCGGTCGACCAGCCCGGCCTTGAGGAAGTCCAGGAACATCTTCTGCTGGTGGCGGTAGTAGCTGGGGTCGCAGGTCGCGAGCTCGCGGCTCCAGTCGAGCGACAGGCCCATCGACTTGAGCTGGCCACGCATGGTCGCGATGTTTGCGTAGGTCCATTCGCGTGGATGCACGTTCTTCTGCTTGGCCGCGTTCTCGGCAGGCAGGCCGAAGGCGTCCCAGCCCATCGGGTGCAGCACCGAAAAACCCTTGGCGCGCTTGTAGCGCGCGACCACGTCGCCCATCGCATAGTTGCGGACATGGCCCATATGGATGCGCCCCGACGGGTAGGGGAACATCTCGAGGACGTAGTAGCTCGGCCGCGTATCGTCGTTCTTCGTCTCGAAAAGCTTGCGCTCTTCCCAGACGGTGCGCCATTTCGGCTCGGACTCTTTCGGATTGTAACGTTCGACGGCCATGTCAGCGGGCAATTCTTGGCGGTTTGCCGGCTCCCGGAGGCAGGCCGGCGCAGGGGCTGAATGCAAAAACCGGATGTCGGAATCTTGCAACCTGCTCTAGGACACCATTGCGCGCACGCGGTCAACGGCGCGCAGGGCATGAGAGGCTGGCAGATGAGCGATACGGTTACGCGTTTGGCTGAAATCCGGGCGGCGATCGGCCGCGCCGAACGCGATTTCGGGCGCAGGCCGGGTTCGGTCTCGCTGGTCGCCGTCTCCAAGACCAAGCCGGCCGAGCAGATCATGGAAGCGCTGGAGGCTGGGCAGCGCATCTTCGGCGAGAATTATGTCCAGGAGGCCAAGGCGAAGTGGCCCGCGCTGAAAGAACGCTTTCCCGATGCCGAACTGCACATGATCGGTCCGCTGCAGTCGAATAAGGCGCGCGAGGCGGTGGAGCTGTTCGACGTCATCCAGTCGCTCGATCGGGAAAGCCTGGCGAAGGAGCTGGCGCGCGAGATCGCGCGGGCCGGCAAGGCACCGCGGCTGTTCGTGCAGGTCAATACCGGCGAGGAGCCGCAAAAGGGCGGCGTCCTGCCCGCCGATACCGACGCGTTCATTACCCGCTGCCGCGACGTTCACGGTCTCGCGATCGAGGGGCTGATGTGCATCCCCCCAGCGGAGGAGCCGCCCTCGCCGCATTTCGGCCTGCTCGCCAAGATCGCCGCCCGCAACGGGCTCAAGGGCCTGTCGATGGGCATGAGCGCCGATTACGAGGCGGCGATCCAGCTTGGCGCAACCTATGTGCGCGTCGGCAGCGCGATCTTTGGGGCGCGGGGGTAAGAGCTTGCCGTCATAGTCGGGCTTGACCCGACTATCTCGCGACGCGGAGGCTCCAGCGCCTCTTCCGGCCCGTCATTCTCGGATCGCCCTGCGGTCGCCCGAGAATGACGGGCAGAGATCACCGGACCTGTATGACGCAGCGCTTCGCCAGCCGCGGCAGCACCTTGGCGAAGACATGCCCCTCGACCGCGACGCAGCCGGCGGTGGGCGTGAAGCCCGGGCGGGCGAGATGCCAGAAGATCGCGCTACCGCGCCCGCGAATCACCGGCCGATCATTCCAGCCGAGCTCGACGATGACGTCGTAGAGATGGTCCTCGCGCTGCAGGCGCTCCTCGGCCTCTCCAGGCGGGCGGTCGATCAGGCGATTGTAGCGGCGGTCCTTCATATCGTCGCACCAGGCGTCGCGTGGCCCGATCCGCTTCAGCGGCAGCTGGGTGCGCGGCCGGGCGAGGCGGTCGGCGCGGTAGAACACGCTGCGCAGCGGTAGGCTGGTACGGGGTGTGCCGCCATCGCCCTCGCGCTTATCGGTGCGGATGCCGGAGCGGCCGAGGGCACAGGGGAACACCGCCGAGCCGGCGATCAGGAAGCCCTTGCGGCGGTCATGGACGGAGGCGAAGACCCGCAGCGAGGATAGTTTGCGCGGGTCGGCGGGGAAGGAAGGGCGGTTTCTCAAGGGGATTCCTGGCTGCCTGACTTGCGATGACGACTCAGCGGGCTCATGTTGCCGTAACGATTGCGTCCGAGCGAACCGCCCTATGTCCGTCGTCCATCATATTCTCCTGGTCGATGACGACCAGACCCTGCGCGATGCCTTGGCTGAGCAGCTGGCTCTCTACGAGGAGTTCAGGCTGTCGACGGCCGGCAACGCTGCGGCTGCCGTGAAGGCCGTCCAAGGGGAGCGGGTCGACCTCGTCGTCATGGATGTCGGCCTGCCCGACATGGACGGGCGCGAGGCGGTCAAGGTGATGCGCAAGAACGGCTTCAAGAGCCCGGTCGTGATGCTGACGGCCCAGGGCTCGGACGCCGACACGGTGCTGGGGCTCGAGGCCGGCGCCAACGACTATGTGGTGAAGCCGTTCAAGTTCGCCGTCCTGCTGGCGCGCATCCGCGCGCACTTAAGGCAATACGAGGCGAGCGAGGACGCGATTTTTCAGGTCGGCCCCTACACCTTTCACCCCGGATCGAAGCTGCTCGTCAGCGAAAAGGGCTCGAAGACCAAGCTCACCGAGAAGGAGACCGCGATCCTGCGCTTCCTCTACCGCGCCGGCCGCAAGCCGATCGCGCGCGAGGTGCTGCTGCAGGAGGTCTGGGGCTACAACAGCCAGGTCACGACCCACACGCTCGAGACGCATATCTACCGACTGCGCCAGAAGATCGAGCCGGATCCCGGCAATGCCCGCCTGCTCGTTACCGATGCCGGCGGCTATCGGCTGAATCCCTGACGGATGGCACTCGACGACGATATGGCACTGTTGGCTCGGCAGCCGCTGCTGAGCCTGATGGAGCGCGATGCGCTGCGATTGCTCGCCTTCGCGGCGGAAAGCCGCATCCTGCGCGCCGGTGACGTGCTGTTCCGCGCCGGCGAGCCTTCGGACGGGGCGGTTCTGGTGGTGTCGGGCGCGATCGCGGTCACGACGCAGGGTGACGGCCAGCCGGCGCAAGAGATCATCGGCCCCGGCGCCATGATCGGCGAGCTTGCTCTCTTCACCTCGCTGCCGCGGCAGGTCACCGCCATCGCGCGCGAGCCGACGCAGGTCATGCGGCTGCCGCGCAGCGTGATGCGGCGCGTGCTCGGCGAATCGCCGGATTCGGCTGAGGCGATCGCCTCGGCGATCGGCGACAGGCTGCGGGGCTTCGTCGGTGAGCTCTCGGCCGTACAAGAGGCGCTCGCCGCGATCGACCGCAAGTAGGGACGCTGCGCGTCCTCAGGATGAAGGCGGATGCCTGGCGGCGCGGATCGCCGCGAATCGCGGCCAGAGGATGTTGATGCACAGGCCGGACAGCACCAGACCGGCGGCAAGGAATTTCCAGCCCGGCAAGGGCTCGCCCAGCCAGATGGCGGCGGCACCCATGCCGAAGACCGGGACCAGCAGTGCTGTTGGCGCGATGGTCGCCGCGGCATAGCGCGAGAGCAGCCAGCCCCAGACGGCAAAGCCGAACATGACGTTGCCGATGGCCTGCCAGAGTGCGGCTGCCCAG
It includes:
- the holA gene encoding DNA polymerase III subunit delta; this encodes MVAIKAHEAERTLARLDPAWRLILIYGPDAGLVSERAGTLARTSVDDPNDAFQLIRMDGDAIAADPLKLADEANTIGLFGGRRAIRVSPTSKPLLAAVEPLLAAPSQDAIVIVEAGDLQRTNPLRTACEKAKTALAVPCYGDAARDLGSIIDEMVRAAGKSIDRTSREHLAGLLGGDRQTSRREIEKLLLYVGAEPAIRDEHIDAIVGDTAQREQAMLVDAVFAGKLPVLDLAQAKLSSEGLDPGVMLGAVLRQALSLLKARQSIDAGRGLRDVVGTMRLPYPRIATTEAALNAWSSAKLSEAVGLLGNAILTTRQNTDMGRAVATRTLWTLARLARSGRPE
- a CDS encoding YggS family pyridoxal phosphate-dependent enzyme gives rise to the protein MSDTVTRLAEIRAAIGRAERDFGRRPGSVSLVAVSKTKPAEQIMEALEAGQRIFGENYVQEAKAKWPALKERFPDAELHMIGPLQSNKAREAVELFDVIQSLDRESLAKELAREIARAGKAPRLFVQVNTGEEPQKGGVLPADTDAFITRCRDVHGLAIEGLMCIPPAEEPPSPHFGLLAKIAARNGLKGLSMGMSADYEAAIQLGATYVRVGSAIFGARG
- a CDS encoding cyclic nucleotide-binding domain-containing protein: MALDDDMALLARQPLLSLMERDALRLLAFAAESRILRAGDVLFRAGEPSDGAVLVVSGAIAVTTQGDGQPAQEIIGPGAMIGELALFTSLPRQVTAIAREPTQVMRLPRSVMRRVLGESPDSAEAIASAIGDRLRGFVGELSAVQEALAAIDRK
- a CDS encoding response regulator transcription factor, which gives rise to MSVVHHILLVDDDQTLRDALAEQLALYEEFRLSTAGNAAAAVKAVQGERVDLVVMDVGLPDMDGREAVKVMRKNGFKSPVVMLTAQGSDADTVLGLEAGANDYVVKPFKFAVLLARIRAHLRQYEASEDAIFQVGPYTFHPGSKLLVSEKGSKTKLTEKETAILRFLYRAGRKPIAREVLLQEVWGYNSQVTTHTLETHIYRLRQKIEPDPGNARLLVTDAGGYRLNP
- the leuS gene encoding leucine--tRNA ligase, with product MAVERYNPKESEPKWRTVWEERKLFETKNDDTRPSYYVLEMFPYPSGRIHMGHVRNYAMGDVVARYKRAKGFSVLHPMGWDAFGLPAENAAKQKNVHPREWTYANIATMRGQLKSMGLSLDWSRELATCDPSYYRHQQKMFLDFLKAGLVDRKTAKVNWDPVDETVLANEQVIDGRGWRSGAPVEIRELTQWFFKITEYGQELNDALDGLTRWPDKVRLMQKNWIGRSEGLLVRFALESNPAGQDEVEVYTTRPDTLFGARFVAVAPDHPIAKAMAANNPELQAFIEECKRTGTAQEAIDKAEKLGFDTGLRAVHPLDPNWTLPVYVANFILMEYGTGAIFGCPAHDQRDLDFVNKYGLGNTPVVAPEGTDPASFVITDTAYDGDGRMINSRFLDGMTIAEAKEEVARRLESETRGNRPVGQRKVNFRLRDWGISRQRYWGCPIPVIHCSDCGTIPVPDADLPVQLPDDVSFDKPGNPLDYHPSWKHVACPQCGKPARRETDTMDTFVDSSWYFARFTDPWRTESPTDRKAVDRFLPVDQYIGGVEHAILHLLYSRFFTRAMKKTGHAGLDEPFAGLFTQGMVVHETYRAANGDWVEPGNVRIEVAGNDRRGFDVETGAPIEIGAIEKMSKSKKNVVDPDDIIASYGADTARWFMLSDSPPDRDVIWTDEGVQGAARFVQRLWRLVAEIAERTGGKAEKPAQIGDAALALRKASHRALDAVGADIERLAFNRCVAHVYTLTNAIGKALDAAAEKAELDADIAFALLEAATIVTQLVAPMMPHLAEECWQVLGQAGLVGEASWPEVEPALLKDDSITLPVQLNGKKRAEVTVPADADTVAVEAAVRANEAVLRALEGRAIRKIIVVPGRIVNVVV
- a CDS encoding L,D-transpeptidase family protein; translation: MRNRPSFPADPRKLSSLRVFASVHDRRKGFLIAGSAVFPCALGRSGIRTDKREGDGGTPRTSLPLRSVFYRADRLARPRTQLPLKRIGPRDAWCDDMKDRRYNRLIDRPPGEAEERLQREDHLYDVIVELGWNDRPVIRGRGSAIFWHLARPGFTPTAGCVAVEGHVFAKVLPRLAKRCVIQVR
- the lptE gene encoding LPS assembly lipoprotein LptE translates to MSSSEAVLPRRALLAAALAAAALAGGCFRPLYAEQTTSTVGGSVKTALRSIEIPEIKGLMGQYFRNELVFELDGGGEPDAQRKLKLEANLAESVEVVTVDYAAGRADSAVLVATATWKVTRIGTGEVVSSGTNSVRAPYERSSQRFATVRAARDAQIRAAKNLATIVRGQIAADLTS